One part of the Methylobacterium mesophilicum SR1.6/6 genome encodes these proteins:
- a CDS encoding ABC transporter substrate-binding protein, producing MLAAAWSGCASAQAPTTVSDGTVRVGLILDMSGVYADVTGPGSAAAATMAVEDFGKTVLGVPIEVVVADHQNKADIAAATAREWFDTGRVDAILDVAASAPALAVAEIARAKNRIAVFNGPGAVRLNNEACTPVTIHYAYDTYALAGATGLATVKAGGTSWFFIAADYTFGQELARDAATVIQANGGRVLGEVRAPLNTADFSSFLLQAQASGAKVIGLANAGRDTTNAIKQAAEFGLTGGVQRLAALLAYINDVHSLGLSATQGMLLTSGFYWDLDDGTRAFAKRFHERTGRMPNMSQAGVYSAVTHYLKAVKASGTDATEAVMKAMRETPVNDFYAHDGRIREDGRMVHDMYLFQVKTPTESKGEWDLYKRVATIAGDQAFQPLSASRCPLVKR from the coding sequence ATGCTGGCCGCAGCTTGGTCCGGATGCGCTTCCGCGCAGGCGCCAACCACAGTCTCAGACGGCACAGTTCGGGTCGGGCTAATCCTCGACATGTCCGGCGTCTATGCCGATGTGACTGGACCAGGCAGCGCCGCGGCCGCAACGATGGCGGTGGAGGATTTCGGCAAAACCGTGCTCGGCGTACCGATCGAAGTGGTTGTGGCTGATCACCAAAACAAGGCCGACATCGCTGCCGCGACTGCTCGGGAATGGTTCGACACCGGCCGCGTGGACGCAATCCTCGACGTGGCCGCGTCCGCCCCCGCTCTGGCGGTGGCCGAAATCGCAAGAGCCAAAAACCGGATTGCAGTGTTTAACGGACCCGGCGCCGTGCGGCTGAACAACGAGGCCTGCACGCCGGTGACCATACACTATGCTTACGACACTTACGCACTCGCCGGAGCCACAGGACTTGCCACGGTGAAGGCCGGTGGGACCTCTTGGTTCTTCATCGCGGCTGATTACACGTTCGGACAGGAGCTCGCTCGAGACGCGGCAACGGTGATCCAGGCTAACGGAGGCAGAGTGCTCGGTGAGGTGCGAGCGCCGCTCAACACAGCCGACTTCTCTTCATTCTTGCTGCAGGCGCAGGCCTCCGGCGCCAAGGTGATCGGCCTTGCCAATGCAGGTCGCGACACCACCAACGCCATCAAACAGGCCGCTGAGTTTGGCCTCACGGGCGGCGTGCAGCGACTTGCGGCGCTGCTCGCCTACATCAACGACGTTCATAGCCTCGGCCTTTCGGCAACACAGGGGATGCTGCTTACTTCCGGCTTCTATTGGGATCTCGACGATGGAACGCGGGCGTTCGCCAAACGCTTTCACGAGCGGACCGGCCGGATGCCGAACATGTCTCAGGCAGGCGTCTATTCGGCGGTGACGCACTACCTGAAGGCTGTGAAGGCGAGTGGGACAGACGCCACTGAAGCCGTGATGAAGGCGATGCGTGAAACGCCGGTCAATGACTTCTACGCGCATGACGGACGCATCCGCGAAGATGGCCGCATGGTCCACGACATGTACCTGTTCCAAGTAAAGACGCCCACCGAGTCCAAAGGCGAGTGGGACTTGTACAAGCGGGTCGCGACAATAGCGGGCGATCAGGCGTTTCAGCCGCTTTCGGCCTCACGCTGTCCTCTCGTGAAGCGATGA
- the oxlT gene encoding oxalate/formate MFS antiporter: MSPVQSRRRWLQLLLGLIVMMTISSPQYVWTLFVKPFQASTGASLAAVQVTFTLVIVLQTFFSPVQGYLIDRFSPKLMIALGTALSGLGWVAASRAESLLALYATYGLLCGLGTGIVYVGIVCLMVRWFPDRRGFATGIVAAGYGMGAMVTTFPITDMIASTDFRHTLLVFGCILGAIGVLAALGLRAPQAGEVPVIDPARTASAAADTAPRAMLRTPLFWLMFVMMTMMSTGGLMVTANFANFAREFGVADALVFGFAALPFALTFDRITNGLTRPFFGWVSDHIGRENTMAIAFALEAVAIGLLLYNRQNAYAFALLSGVVFFAWGEIFSLFPSILTDTFGTKHATTNYGFLYMAQGVGSLLGGPVAALIHDAAGNWVPVFSIAIILDLITAVLAYFVLKPMRRGWLGRERAPQPPLGGAATV; the protein is encoded by the coding sequence ATGAGCCCAGTCCAGTCGCGTCGACGCTGGCTGCAACTCCTGCTGGGTCTGATCGTCATGATGACGATCTCGAGCCCACAATACGTCTGGACGCTGTTCGTCAAACCCTTCCAGGCGAGCACCGGTGCTTCGCTCGCCGCCGTGCAGGTCACCTTCACGCTGGTGATCGTGCTGCAGACCTTCTTCTCGCCGGTGCAAGGCTATCTGATCGACCGGTTTAGTCCAAAACTGATGATCGCCCTCGGTACCGCCCTGAGCGGGCTCGGTTGGGTCGCGGCCTCGCGAGCCGAGAGCTTGCTGGCCTTATACGCCACCTATGGTCTGCTCTGCGGACTTGGCACCGGCATCGTCTATGTCGGCATCGTCTGCCTGATGGTGCGCTGGTTCCCGGACCGTCGGGGCTTCGCCACCGGCATCGTGGCGGCCGGCTACGGCATGGGTGCGATGGTCACCACCTTCCCGATCACCGACATGATCGCATCCACCGACTTCCGGCACACGCTTCTGGTCTTCGGATGCATTCTCGGCGCGATCGGGGTGCTCGCCGCCCTCGGCCTACGCGCGCCGCAGGCTGGCGAGGTGCCCGTCATCGACCCGGCCAGAACTGCGAGCGCGGCAGCCGACACTGCACCGAGGGCGATGCTGCGCACGCCTTTGTTTTGGTTGATGTTCGTCATGATGACGATGATGTCGACGGGCGGCTTGATGGTCACGGCCAACTTCGCGAACTTCGCCCGCGAGTTCGGAGTTGCCGACGCGCTCGTGTTCGGCTTTGCGGCGCTGCCCTTCGCGCTGACGTTCGACCGCATCACCAACGGCCTGACGCGACCCTTCTTCGGCTGGGTGTCGGACCATATCGGCCGGGAGAACACGATGGCGATCGCGTTCGCGCTTGAGGCGGTCGCGATCGGCCTGTTGCTCTACAATCGGCAGAACGCTTACGCGTTCGCACTCCTGTCGGGCGTTGTGTTCTTCGCCTGGGGCGAGATCTTCTCGCTGTTCCCCTCGATCCTGACGGACACCTTCGGGACGAAGCACGCCACCACAAACTACGGCTTCCTCTACATGGCACAAGGCGTCGGCTCGCTCCTTGGCGGTCCTGTCGCGGCGCTGATCCACGACGCGGCCGGCAACTGGGTGCCGGTTTTCTCGATCGCGATTATCCTCGACCTGATCACCGCCGTTCTCGCCTACTTCGTCCTGAAACCCATGCGGCGCGGCTGGCTCGGACGGGAGCGGGCGCCTCAGCCCCCTCTTGGGGGTGCCGCGACTGTTTAA
- a CDS encoding response regulator, which yields MGTSSHDPDALPGRKVLLVEDDYFIADEMRRMLSRDGAEILGPVASIDKALALIEAGSEIDAAVLDINLRDVTVFPVADALTARGVPFIFATGYDSAVIPARYAHIQHCEKPLQMDTLTRVLSAEVSKHC from the coding sequence ATGGGCACATCGAGCCATGATCCCGACGCGCTACCGGGCCGAAAGGTGCTCTTGGTTGAGGATGATTACTTCATCGCCGACGAGATGCGCCGGATGTTGTCGAGGGACGGCGCGGAGATCCTCGGACCGGTGGCGAGCATCGACAAAGCCTTGGCGTTGATCGAGGCCGGTTCTGAGATCGACGCGGCCGTGCTCGACATCAATCTGCGCGACGTCACGGTCTTTCCGGTGGCGGACGCCCTGACTGCACGCGGCGTGCCGTTCATCTTTGCCACTGGCTACGACAGCGCGGTGATCCCCGCGCGCTACGCACACATTCAGCATTGCGAGAAGCCGCTGCAGATGGACACGCTCACGCGAGTATTGTCGGCAGAGGTCAGCAAGCACTGTTAG
- a CDS encoding CheR family methyltransferase, which yields MPQAEVNPSRTSAFVALSASAASTASLQHVLTHLPRLDSVAVIIVLQHRDALDEAGFRQSLAATGIDLTEVLNDAVIEGGRVYLIGADLVVSVEKGRFRTRPADEIGCRGVIDSFLVSLAHDEDGRSIAVAFAGTGGDGTLGFKVVKESGGLTLAEETDETRAGELASSDSPAALADAILPLDALVERVSTATHQLAAQGDVAPDASKAALQAIAGALRNRTGHDFHGYKPGTFLRRVQRRMQVLSLAHVDEYVDALREHPEEAQELFNDLLIGVTQFFRDPKEFELLEHEVIPKLFAGKTRDDQVRIWVIGCSTGEEAYSLAILLREHMATLDVVPQVQIFATDLDGRALASARAARFANTISDAMSPERLARWFVKEGNTYCLVKELREMCIFSQHSIIKDPPFSRLDLISCRNLLIYLDAELQGRVIPLFHFALKPDSILFLGNSENVSRHTDLFAPIDSRSRIFRRRETGTRILPDFPFVTSGSRIGTPVLAEERARPNGATLTRRAERLAERYAPAYVITDASYNVLHFSGRTGRYIDPAGGAASLNLLQLAHPDLQLDLRAALTKADETAQTVQVDGLQVGQNGTRLSVDLVVEPMRDDPDARGYFVLFKDGLVSAAKRAEDADASAGLEHTRRLEAELGVTRERLQATIEELESTNEELKSSNEEYQSLNEELQSTNEELQTSKEEQQSVNEELTTVNGELGHRVQELGRANSDLKNFLESTQIATIFLDNELRITNHTPAVTEIFHLIESDSGRPIGHIKARIAYEELQDDARRVLRTLSVVEREITNSTTGAQYLVRVLPYRSVDNFIAGVVITFVDITERKRAEERQRASERRLLALVEGIPQLVWRAAEDGHWTWASPQWSAYTGQSEAQSRSHGWLDALHPDDRAPAVEAWREATRTGLLQMEGRLRRGADGGYRWFQTRAMPVHGERGEVVEWLGTSTDIDDLRRMQEQQHVLVAELQHRTRNLLGVVHSIAQQTVAMSDTLEAFSSAFNERLAALSRVQGLLSRAGEEPITLGALIQTELDALAANLQNRVVLTGPDVRIRKAAVQTLALALHELATNARKYGALSNAHGQLSVTWWTHESDGQGPQLTLEWVETGIERQSARGSANLRNGYGRELIENALPYALDATTRYELGEAEVRCLIELPLA from the coding sequence ATGCCACAGGCCGAAGTGAACCCGTCGAGGACGAGCGCCTTCGTGGCCCTGAGCGCGTCGGCGGCGAGCACCGCATCGCTGCAGCACGTCCTCACCCATTTGCCGCGCCTCGACAGCGTAGCGGTCATCATCGTCCTCCAGCATAGGGACGCCCTCGACGAGGCTGGGTTTCGGCAGTCGCTGGCAGCGACCGGAATCGATCTGACGGAAGTTCTGAACGACGCTGTGATCGAAGGTGGACGCGTCTACCTGATCGGCGCCGATCTCGTCGTGAGCGTCGAGAAGGGGCGCTTCCGTACCCGGCCGGCGGATGAGATCGGATGCCGGGGTGTCATCGACAGCTTTCTGGTCTCGCTCGCCCACGACGAGGACGGGCGCAGCATCGCCGTCGCCTTTGCGGGCACGGGCGGAGACGGGACACTCGGCTTCAAGGTCGTCAAGGAGTCGGGTGGCCTGACGCTCGCCGAGGAGACCGACGAGACCAGGGCCGGCGAGCTCGCTTCCAGCGACAGTCCGGCAGCGCTGGCCGATGCCATCCTACCGCTCGACGCTCTCGTCGAACGGGTCTCGACCGCCACGCACCAACTGGCCGCTCAAGGCGACGTCGCCCCTGATGCATCCAAGGCCGCGCTGCAAGCGATCGCAGGAGCGCTCCGCAACAGGACCGGCCACGACTTCCACGGCTACAAGCCCGGCACCTTCCTGCGCCGGGTCCAGCGCCGGATGCAGGTCCTCTCGCTGGCGCACGTCGACGAGTACGTCGACGCGCTGCGTGAGCACCCCGAGGAGGCGCAGGAGCTCTTCAACGACCTCCTGATCGGCGTCACGCAGTTCTTCCGCGATCCGAAGGAGTTCGAGCTCCTCGAACACGAGGTGATACCGAAACTGTTCGCCGGCAAGACGCGGGACGATCAGGTTCGGATCTGGGTGATCGGCTGCTCGACCGGCGAGGAAGCCTACTCGCTGGCGATCCTGCTGCGCGAGCACATGGCCACCCTCGACGTCGTGCCCCAGGTCCAGATCTTCGCGACCGACCTCGACGGACGAGCGTTGGCCTCGGCGCGCGCTGCCCGCTTCGCGAACACGATCAGCGACGCGATGTCGCCCGAGCGGCTGGCCCGCTGGTTCGTGAAGGAGGGCAACACCTATTGCCTAGTGAAGGAGCTGCGCGAGATGTGCATCTTCTCGCAGCACTCGATCATCAAGGACCCGCCGTTCTCGCGGCTCGACCTGATCTCGTGCCGCAACCTGCTGATCTATCTCGACGCCGAGCTGCAGGGACGGGTGATCCCGCTTTTTCACTTCGCCCTCAAGCCGGACAGCATCTTGTTCCTCGGCAATTCCGAGAACGTCTCCCGCCACACCGACCTGTTCGCGCCGATCGACAGCCGCTCGCGCATCTTCCGCCGTCGGGAGACCGGCACGCGCATCCTGCCGGATTTCCCGTTCGTGACGTCTGGCAGCCGGATTGGGACCCCCGTCCTCGCCGAGGAGCGCGCGCGACCGAACGGGGCGACGCTCACCCGCCGTGCTGAACGGTTGGCAGAGCGTTACGCGCCCGCCTACGTGATCACCGACGCCTCGTACAACGTCCTGCACTTCTCCGGACGGACCGGGCGCTACATCGACCCGGCCGGCGGCGCCGCCAGCCTGAACCTGCTGCAGCTCGCTCATCCGGATCTGCAGCTCGACCTGCGCGCGGCGCTCACCAAAGCCGATGAGACCGCTCAGACTGTGCAGGTCGACGGCTTGCAGGTCGGCCAGAACGGGACGCGCCTGTCGGTCGACCTCGTGGTCGAACCCATGCGCGACGACCCGGACGCGCGCGGCTACTTCGTGCTGTTCAAGGATGGTCTGGTATCGGCCGCCAAGCGCGCCGAAGACGCAGACGCCTCGGCTGGGCTCGAACACACCCGGCGCCTTGAAGCCGAACTGGGGGTCACGCGCGAGCGCTTGCAGGCCACCATCGAGGAGTTGGAGAGCACCAACGAGGAGCTGAAATCCTCGAACGAGGAGTACCAGTCGCTCAACGAGGAGCTCCAATCGACCAACGAGGAGCTGCAAACCTCCAAGGAGGAGCAGCAATCCGTCAACGAGGAGCTGACCACGGTCAACGGCGAGCTCGGCCACCGGGTTCAGGAGTTGGGACGGGCCAACAGCGACCTGAAGAACTTTCTGGAGAGCACGCAGATCGCGACGATCTTCCTCGACAACGAGCTGCGGATCACCAATCACACCCCCGCCGTAACCGAGATCTTCCACCTCATCGAGAGCGACTCGGGCCGGCCGATCGGCCACATCAAGGCGCGGATCGCCTATGAGGAACTGCAGGATGACGCCCGGCGCGTGCTGCGCACCCTGAGCGTGGTCGAGCGTGAGATCACCAATTCCACGACGGGCGCGCAGTACCTCGTTCGGGTGCTGCCCTACCGCAGCGTCGACAACTTCATCGCCGGCGTGGTGATCACGTTCGTCGACATCACGGAGCGCAAGCGTGCCGAGGAGCGTCAGCGCGCGAGCGAGCGCCGGCTCCTCGCCCTGGTGGAGGGCATTCCGCAATTGGTCTGGCGGGCGGCCGAGGATGGACACTGGACCTGGGCGAGCCCGCAATGGTCCGCCTATACCGGTCAGAGCGAGGCGCAGAGCCGGAGCCACGGCTGGCTCGATGCTCTGCATCCCGATGACCGCGCACCGGCCGTCGAGGCTTGGCGCGAAGCCACGCGGACCGGGCTGCTGCAGATGGAAGGCCGCCTGCGTCGCGGCGCCGACGGCGGCTACCGGTGGTTTCAAACGCGCGCGATGCCGGTGCATGGCGAGCGCGGGGAGGTGGTGGAGTGGCTCGGCACCTCGACCGACATCGACGATCTGCGCCGGATGCAGGAGCAGCAGCACGTTCTGGTCGCCGAACTGCAGCACCGTACCCGGAACCTGCTCGGCGTGGTGCACTCGATCGCGCAGCAGACTGTGGCGATGAGCGACACGCTGGAGGCGTTCAGTTCCGCGTTCAACGAGCGGTTGGCCGCGCTCTCGCGCGTGCAGGGGCTGCTGTCGCGCGCAGGCGAAGAGCCGATCACCCTGGGGGCGCTGATCCAGACCGAACTTGATGCCCTCGCCGCAAACTTGCAGAACCGTGTCGTGCTGACCGGGCCCGACGTTCGCATCCGTAAGGCGGCGGTGCAAACGTTGGCGCTCGCCCTCCACGAGCTGGCCACCAACGCGCGCAAGTACGGCGCGCTCTCCAACGCTCACGGCCAGCTCAGCGTGACATGGTGGACGCACGAGAGCGATGGGCAGGGCCCACAACTCACGCTCGAATGGGTCGAGACCGGCATCGAGAGACAGTCTGCGCGGGGAAGCGCGAACCTGAGGAACGGCTACGGACGCGAGTTGATCGAGAACGCACTGCCGTATGCTCTCGACGCCACGACGCGCTACGAACTCGGCGAGGCCGAGGTGCGTTGTCTGATCGAGCTTCCTTTGGCCTGA